A window of Solea senegalensis isolate Sse05_10M linkage group LG20, IFAPA_SoseM_1, whole genome shotgun sequence contains these coding sequences:
- the zgc:91910 gene encoding zinc finger protein 706-like, translating into MARGQQKIQSQQKNAKKAADKKKGQGADQKTAAKAALVHTCPICRTQMPDPKTFKQHFESKHPKSPMPPELADVQA; encoded by the exons ATGGCTCGTGGGCAGCAGAAGATTCAGTCCCAGCAAAAGAATGCGAAGAAGGCAGCAGATAAGAAGAAAGGTCAAGGAGCCGACCAGAAGACGGCAGCTAAAGCTGCTCTGGTCCACACCTGTCCTATCTGCCGG acTCAGATGCCTGACCCCAAGACTTTCAAACAGCACTTTGAGAGCAAACACCCAAAGTCCCCTATGCCTCCTGAGCTGGCAGATGTTCAAGCATGA
- the LOC122786486 gene encoding glycogen synthase kinase-3 alpha-like isoform X2, translating into MSGSGRPRTSSFAEPPGVLGAAAAAAASSGSAAAVGSSTGKSGVPQASGTSSSGCSNLKLGRDSGKVTTVVATPGQGPDRPQEVSYTDIKVIGNGSFGVVYQARLIDSQEMVAIKKVLQDKRFKNRELQIMRKLDHCNIVRLRYFFYSSGEKKDEVYLNLVLDFVPETVYRVARHFNKAKSIIPIIYVKVYMYQLFRSLAYIHSQGVCHRDIKPQNLLVDPETAILKLCDFGSAKQLIRGEPNVSYICSRYYRAPELIFGATDYTANIDIWSAGCVLAELLLGQPIFPGDSGVDQLVEIIKVLGTPTREQIREMNPNYTEFKFPQIKAHPWTKVFKPRTPPEAIALCSRLLEYTPASRLSPLEACSHAFFDELRQPNTRLPSGRELPMLFNFSTTDGTGSESSQHSSVPGSLNSI; encoded by the exons ATGAGCGGCAGCGGGCGGCCAAGGACCAGCTCGTTTGCTGAGCCGCCAGGTGTTCTAGgagccgccgctgctgctgctgcgtcctCCGGATCAGCCGCTGCCGTGGGGAGCAGCACAGGAAAGTCCGGGGTCCCTCAGGCCTCCGGCACCAGCTCGTCGGGATGTTCGAACCTCAAGCTTGGca GAGACAGCGGAAAGGTGACGACGGTTGTGGCCACGCCCGGTCAGGGACCGGACCGCCCTCAGGAAGTCTCGTACACTGACATCAAG GTGATTGGTAATGGGTCGTTTGGTGTGGTTTACCAAGCTCGGCTTATCGACAGCCAAGAGATGGTGGCCATCAAGAAGGTTCTGCAGGATAAGAGGTTCAAG AATCGAGAACTACAGATCATGAGGAAGCTGGACCACTGCAACATTGTTCGTTTACGTTACTTCTTCTACTCCAGTGGCGAGAAG AAAGATGAGGTGTACCTCAACCTGGTGCTGGACTTTGTCCCTGAGACGGTCTACAGGGTTGCCAGGCATTTTAACAAGGCCAAGAGCATCATTCCTATCATATATGTGAAG GTGTACATGTACCAGTTATTCCGCAGTCTGGCTTATATCCATTCCCAGGGTGTGTGTCACCGAGACATCAAGCCCCAGAACCTGCTCGTCGACCCAGAAACTGCCATCCTTAAACTGTGTGACTTTGGCAG TGCCAAGCAGCTGATCCGCGGGGAACCCAACGTGTCGTATATCTGCTCACGGTATTATCGCGCCCCAGAGTTAATTTTTGGTGCCACAGACTACACTGCAAACATCGACATCTGGTCAGCGGGCTGCGTGCTAGCTGAGCTGCTGCTTGGACAGCCCATATTCCCTGGGGACAGTGGGGTGGACCAGCTTGTAGAGATTATCAAG gtgCTGGGAACACCAACACGGGAACAGATCCGAGAGATGAACCCAAACTACACAGAATTCAAATTCCCTCAGATCAAAGCTCATCCATGGACCAAG GTGTTTAAACCTCGCACTCCTCCAGAGGCGATCGCGCTCTGTTCTCGGCTGCTGGAGTACACGCCGGCCTCACGCCTCTCTCCACTAGAGGCCTGTTCACACGCCTTCTTTGACGAGCTGCGTCAGCCCAACACGCGACTGCCCAGCGGCCGAGAACTGCCGATGCTCTTCAACTTCAGCACCACAG ATGGCACCGGTTCAGAGTCGTCTCAGCACAGTTCAGTACCAGGATCACTTAACAGCATTTGA
- the LOC122786486 gene encoding glycogen synthase kinase-3 beta-like isoform X1, whose translation MSGSGRPRTSSFAEPPGVLGAAAAAAASSGSAAAVGSSTGKSGVPQASGTSSSGCSNLKLGRDSGKVTTVVATPGQGPDRPQEVSYTDIKVIGNGSFGVVYQARLIDSQEMVAIKKVLQDKRFKNRELQIMRKLDHCNIVRLRYFFYSSGEKKDEVYLNLVLDFVPETVYRVARHFNKAKSIIPIIYVKVYMYQLFRSLAYIHSQGVCHRDIKPQNLLVDPETAILKLCDFGSAKQLIRGEPNVSYICSRYYRAPELIFGATDYTANIDIWSAGCVLAELLLGQPIFPGDSGVDQLVEIIKVLGTPTREQIREMNPNYTEFKFPQIKAHPWTKVFKPRTPPEAIALCSRLLEYTPASRLSPLEACSHAFFDELRQPNTRLPSGRELPMLFNFSTTELSIQPQLNSTLIPPHARSHTAASAHDGTGSESSQHSSVPGSLNSI comes from the exons ATGAGCGGCAGCGGGCGGCCAAGGACCAGCTCGTTTGCTGAGCCGCCAGGTGTTCTAGgagccgccgctgctgctgctgcgtcctCCGGATCAGCCGCTGCCGTGGGGAGCAGCACAGGAAAGTCCGGGGTCCCTCAGGCCTCCGGCACCAGCTCGTCGGGATGTTCGAACCTCAAGCTTGGca GAGACAGCGGAAAGGTGACGACGGTTGTGGCCACGCCCGGTCAGGGACCGGACCGCCCTCAGGAAGTCTCGTACACTGACATCAAG GTGATTGGTAATGGGTCGTTTGGTGTGGTTTACCAAGCTCGGCTTATCGACAGCCAAGAGATGGTGGCCATCAAGAAGGTTCTGCAGGATAAGAGGTTCAAG AATCGAGAACTACAGATCATGAGGAAGCTGGACCACTGCAACATTGTTCGTTTACGTTACTTCTTCTACTCCAGTGGCGAGAAG AAAGATGAGGTGTACCTCAACCTGGTGCTGGACTTTGTCCCTGAGACGGTCTACAGGGTTGCCAGGCATTTTAACAAGGCCAAGAGCATCATTCCTATCATATATGTGAAG GTGTACATGTACCAGTTATTCCGCAGTCTGGCTTATATCCATTCCCAGGGTGTGTGTCACCGAGACATCAAGCCCCAGAACCTGCTCGTCGACCCAGAAACTGCCATCCTTAAACTGTGTGACTTTGGCAG TGCCAAGCAGCTGATCCGCGGGGAACCCAACGTGTCGTATATCTGCTCACGGTATTATCGCGCCCCAGAGTTAATTTTTGGTGCCACAGACTACACTGCAAACATCGACATCTGGTCAGCGGGCTGCGTGCTAGCTGAGCTGCTGCTTGGACAGCCCATATTCCCTGGGGACAGTGGGGTGGACCAGCTTGTAGAGATTATCAAG gtgCTGGGAACACCAACACGGGAACAGATCCGAGAGATGAACCCAAACTACACAGAATTCAAATTCCCTCAGATCAAAGCTCATCCATGGACCAAG GTGTTTAAACCTCGCACTCCTCCAGAGGCGATCGCGCTCTGTTCTCGGCTGCTGGAGTACACGCCGGCCTCACGCCTCTCTCCACTAGAGGCCTGTTCACACGCCTTCTTTGACGAGCTGCGTCAGCCCAACACGCGACTGCCCAGCGGCCGAGAACTGCCGATGCTCTTCAACTTCAGCACCACAG AGCTGTCAATCCAACCCCAGCTGAACTCAACTCTCATTCCTCCTCATGCTCGCTCTCATACAGCTGCTTCCGCCCACG ATGGCACCGGTTCAGAGTCGTCTCAGCACAGTTCAGTACCAGGATCACTTAACAGCATTTGA